In the Sarcophilus harrisii chromosome 1, mSarHar1.11, whole genome shotgun sequence genome, one interval contains:
- the ALDH7A1 gene encoding alpha-aminoadipic semialdehyde dehydrogenase, with protein MLPLTFSLSRQIILGRRKILRYCHKPAAFMSTLLINQPQYSWLKDLGLKEENEGVYNGTWGGRGEVVTSYCPANNEPIARVRQANLADYEETLKKAKEAWKIWADIPAPKRGEIVRQIGEALRQKIQILGNLVSLEMGKIFVEGVGEVQEYVDICDYAVGLSRMIGGPILPSERPGHALIEQWNPLGLVGIITAFNFPVAVYGWNNAIALICGNVCLWKGAPTTSLISVAVTKIVAKVLEENNLPGAICSMTCGGADIGTAMAKDERVDLLSFTGSTQVGKQVALMVQERFGRSLLELGGNNAIIAFEDADLNLVIPSALFAAVGTAGQRCTTARRLFLHESIHDEVVDKLKKAYAQIRIGNPWDSNVLYGPLHTKQAVNMFLAAVEDAKKQGGTVVYGGKTIDRPGNYVEPTIVTDLDHNASVVHRETFAPILYVLKFKNEDEVYTWNNEVKQGLSSSIFTKDLGRIFRWLGPKGSDCGIVNVNIPTSGAEIGGAFGGEKHTGGGRESGSDSWKQYMRRSTCTINYSKDLPLAQGIKFQ; from the exons ATGCTTCCCTTAACCTTTTCTCTTTCTCGGCAAATCATTCTAGGAAGGAGGAAGATTTTAAGATACTGCCACAAACCTGCTGCCTTTATGTCTACTTTACTGATCAATCAGCCTCAGTATTCCTGGTTGAAAGATCTGGgactcaaagaagaaaatgaaggcgTGTATAATGGGACTTGGGGTGGAAGAGGAGAG gttgttaCAAGCTACTGCCCAGCTAACAATGAGCCTATAGCAAGAGTCCGCCAG GCTAACCTGGCAGACTATGAAGAAACATTAAAGAAAGCCAAAGAAGCTTGGAAAATATGGGCAGAT ATTCCAGCCCCTAAACGAGGAGAAATAGTAAGACAAATTGGTGAAGCCTTGCGACAGAAGATCCAGATATTAGGAAActtg gtaTCTTTAGAGATGGGAAAAATCTTCGTGGAAGGTGTTGGAGAAGTTCAGGAGTATGTGGATATCTGTGATTATGCTGTTGGCTTATCGCGAATGATTGGAGGACCCATTTTGCCTTCAGAAA GACCTGGTCATGCCCTTATTGAACAGTGGAATCCTTTGGGCTTAGTTGGAATCATCACTGCATTCAATTTCCCAGTGGCTGTGTATGGTTGGAATAATGCTATTGCTCTGATTTGTGGGAATGTCTGCCTTTG GAAAGGAGCACCAACAACTTCACTCATTAGTGTAGCTGTCACAAA gatagtAGCCAAAGTTTTGGAAGAGAACAACTTACCTGGGGCAATCTGTTCTATGACATGTGGTGGTGCTGATATTGG CACAGCAATGGCCAAAGATGAGCGGGTAGATCTGCTATCCTTCACAGGAAGCACCCAAGTGGGAAAACAGGTGGCACTCATGGTACAGGAGAGGTTTG ggagaagtTTGTTAGAGCTTGGAGGAAACAACGCTATTATTG CTTTTGAAGATGCAGACCTCAATTTAGTTATTCCTTCGGCTCTTTTTGCGGCTGTGGGAACGGCAGGCCAAAGATGTACAACTGCTAGACGACTG tttttacatGAAAGCATCCATGATGAAGTGGTAGACAAACTTAAGAAGGCATATGCACAAATTCGTATTGGAAATCCATGGGATt CTAATGTCCTCTATGGGCCTCTTCACACCAAACAGGCAGTAAATATGTTCCTTGCTGCAGTGGAAGATGCCAAaaagcaaggtggcacagtggtctATGGTGGGAAG ACTATAGATCGTCCTGGAAATTATGTAGAGCCAACGATTGTGACTGATCTTGATCATAATGCATCTGTTGTGCACAGAGAAACATTTGCTCCTATCCTTTATGTCTTAAAATTCAAG AATGAAGACGAGGTCTATACATGGAATAATGAAGTAAAACAGGGTCTTTCAAGTAGTATCTTCACAAAGGACTTGGGCAGAATCTTTCGATGGCTTGG GCCTAAAGGATCAGATTGTGGCATCGTAAACGTCAATATTCCAACAAGTGGTGCTGAGATTGGAGGTGCCTTTG